Below is a window of Bacilli bacterium DNA.
AAATACCGCAAGCAAATCGCAGACGCGATATGGGAAAGCGCTTTGTCTATTGACGGCAAAAAACTGCTTGCCATGCCGGTGGGGCTTGCTCCGGCCGTAACCTTTTACCGTGCGGATATTCTTGCGAAGTACGGATTTCCAACCAATCCTGTTGAACTCGGGAATTATATCGCACATGAAGAGAATTGGCTCGGTATGGGCAAGGAATTGAAAAAACACGGCATTTATATCGACCAATGGGACACGGAGCCGATGGACTTGTTTGCGCTCGCTCATGGTTTGTTTGACCGCAATCTGAATTATCAGCGCGACAACGACGTGTTTGCCCGCGCATTGAACATTTCCCGAAACATTAATCGGCTGGGGCTCGACTCGCGAATCAATATTTGGAATCAGGATGGAAACAAAGCGGTGAGCGAGGGCAAATTCGCCATGGTCTACATGGGCTCGTGGGGCGAAGAGCAACTTAAGGCATGGGCACCGGAAACAAGCGGGCTGTGGCGGGTGACCTTTGCGCCTTTTGGCCAATACGGCAACTGGGGCAGCACGTTGCTCGCGATTTCCTCTACCAGCCGGCATAAAGAGCTGGCCTGGGATTTTATCGAAACGCAATTCAACACGAAAAGCGAATCGCTCGTAACCATTCCGGGCAATCTTCAACTGCAGCATGATGAAAATGATCTCAAGCGGCCGCATCCTTTTCTGGGCGATCAGCCCGCCGGCGTCATTTTGCAGCAAGCGGTCGACAACATGCCCGCGCGCGTTGCCACTCCTCTGGATCAAGAGGCAGAAGCGTTTTGGAAAAAAACGATGAGCGAGCACATATTTAGCGGACTGGACACAAAGACGGCCATTCATGATGTGCAATCGCAAGTGACCGCCAAATTCGCGGACAAGATCGATCAGATACGCAACTATTTGCACGGCCAAAACCGCTGACGAAAAAGCCGGAAACAAGCAAACAATGGTTGTCAATAGCAGATTGTGAAAACATTCACGTTGTAACAAATGATTCACAACTTCTTTAAGGAATTTTGAACGAAGGCCAAAAGGTATTGTGAATAAGTTCACATGAACATACAATGAAACCAAGAAAAGTTCCTGAACAAAAGGAAGCAAAAATCGAATGGAGATGAGAAAGATGTTTGTCAACTTCTTGCGGAAAAATGTTTATGCGGCTGGTGTCCTGGCATTATTCAGAATTTATCTCGGGTGGGAATTCCTGAAAGCCGGATGGGAAAAGCTGGCGGGCCCGGAGCCGTTTGATGCGCGCGGCTTTCTGGTAGGAGCGGCGAAAAAGGCGGTCGGCGAGCATCCCGCGGTGCCTGGTTGGTGGGCGGACTTCCTGAACGGATTTGCCATTCCGAATGCCGGATTTTTTAACTTCCTCATTCCCTGGGGCGAACTTCTGGTCGGGATCGCGATGATCGCAGGCATTTTCACAACATTCGCCGCATTGATGGGAAT
It encodes the following:
- a CDS encoding extracellular solute-binding protein, encoding MRKFAAFIAICAIFLALLAGCYQEEKPSSLPLLLSGDSTEPDAQANAAGDHPELTIWSFFDLDKTFLDKFAEAHPDVKIHTKTFAFEDALKAYIQSFTAGNSPDLFYLDNSFLGAFSGNDLLQDTLTPPFSAGKYRKQIADAIWESALSIDGKKLLAMPVGLAPAVTFYRADILAKYGFPTNPVELGNYIAHEENWLGMGKELKKHGIYIDQWDTEPMDLFALAHGLFDRNLNYQRDNDVFARALNISRNINRLGLDSRINIWNQDGNKAVSEGKFAMVYMGSWGEEQLKAWAPETSGLWRVTFAPFGQYGNWGSTLLAISSTSRHKELAWDFIETQFNTKSESLVTIPGNLQLQHDENDLKRPHPFLGDQPAGVILQQAVDNMPARVATPLDQEAEAFWKKTMSEHIFSGLDTKTAIHDVQSQVTAKFADKIDQIRNYLHGQNR
- a CDS encoding DoxX family protein, with translation MFVNFLRKNVYAAGVLALFRIYLGWEFLKAGWEKLAGPEPFDARGFLVGAAKKAVGEHPAVPGWWADFLNGFAIPNAGFFNFLIPWGELLVGIAMIAGIFTTFAALMGIIMNFAFLFSGSTSTNTQMVLLAIFVLVAGANAGKFGLDYYVLPYLKKYTGKTFARELETKAH